A single genomic interval of Deinococcus ruber harbors:
- a CDS encoding helix-turn-helix domain-containing protein — MSSVPVQLPELRREGFGWRVWSGPALCMPHAHQHDEIEINVVRSGVLEYLWGGEVHRLEAGQVGLFWGARPHRLLSASPGSVLSWLTLPTTRFQRFVLPAALREAVWSGKLLVASEQAMTAALFDQWQHDPADEEHQVTAELEVQAWLRRFALRAQVPAAARLADRTGGAAWDHALSLARRIQQDFAQPLQVQSLAAELGLHPNYVSGVFRKVFGVSLREYLMRCRLAQAQHLLIASELSVLDVALESGFGSTSRFFAAFAERHGCSPRAYRTAHRGQGG, encoded by the coding sequence ATGTCGTCTGTGCCTGTTCAGCTGCCCGAACTCCGGCGCGAGGGCTTTGGGTGGCGGGTGTGGTCTGGCCCGGCACTGTGTATGCCGCACGCCCACCAGCACGACGAAATCGAGATCAATGTGGTGCGGAGCGGGGTGCTGGAGTATCTGTGGGGCGGCGAGGTTCACCGTCTGGAGGCCGGTCAGGTGGGGCTGTTCTGGGGAGCGCGGCCTCATCGCCTGCTGAGCGCTTCCCCCGGCAGCGTGCTGAGCTGGCTGACGCTGCCGACCACCCGGTTTCAGCGTTTCGTGTTGCCTGCCGCGCTGCGTGAAGCGGTGTGGAGTGGCAAGCTGCTGGTGGCAAGCGAACAGGCCATGACCGCCGCCCTGTTCGACCAGTGGCAGCACGACCCGGCAGACGAAGAACATCAGGTGACGGCAGAGCTGGAAGTGCAGGCGTGGCTGCGGCGCTTCGCCCTGCGTGCACAGGTGCCTGCCGCTGCCCGCCTGGCAGACAGAACGGGCGGTGCTGCCTGGGATCACGCGCTGTCGCTGGCCCGGCGAATTCAGCAGGATTTTGCTCAGCCGTTACAGGTGCAGAGTCTGGCGGCAGAGCTGGGCCTGCACCCGAATTACGTGTCAGGAGTGTTCCGGAAGGTCTTTGGCGTAAGCCTGCGCGAGTACCTGATGCGCTGCCGACTGGCCCAGGCCCAGCACCTGCTGATCGCCTCCGAGCTGAGCGTGCTGGATGTGGCGCTGGAGAGCGGTTTCGGCAGTACTAGCCGTTTTTTTGCCGCCTTCGCTGAGCGGCACGGATGCAGCCCGCGTGCGTACCGGACGGCGCACCGGGGGCAGGGAGGGTGA
- a CDS encoding threonine aldolase family protein — protein MSTPTRIDLRSDTVTTPTPHMRAAMAEALVGDDVYGEDPTVNELQQETAALLGFEAGLFMPSGTMTNQVAIAVHTQRGQEVICAEGSHIYEWELGMMATFSGVVPRFVPAPVGVPDPAQVRRAVRHSIHQSPTGLIALENTHNKAGGTVLPHEVIVGIREVADAEGLPLHLDGARLMNAAAAQNVPARQIARYFDSVSLCLSKGLGAPVGSVLVGSKRFIASAHRYRKMMGGGMRQAGTLAAAGLIALREGPANLPGDHRRARELAETLVQAGYDVDLSTVQTNIVYATIQDAQAKVEGWAAQGLLASALDIDRVRFVLHYQIDDAMLQRAKEIVAGM, from the coding sequence ATGAGCACCCCCACGCGAATTGACCTTCGCAGCGACACCGTGACCACGCCCACACCGCACATGCGAGCCGCTATGGCCGAAGCGCTGGTGGGAGACGACGTGTACGGCGAAGACCCGACGGTGAACGAACTTCAGCAGGAAACCGCCGCGCTGCTGGGCTTCGAAGCCGGGCTGTTCATGCCGTCGGGCACCATGACCAATCAGGTGGCGATTGCCGTGCATACCCAGCGCGGTCAGGAAGTCATCTGCGCCGAAGGGTCGCACATCTACGAGTGGGAACTGGGCATGATGGCGACATTTTCCGGCGTGGTGCCTCGCTTCGTGCCCGCGCCCGTGGGCGTGCCCGACCCGGCACAGGTGCGGCGGGCAGTGCGCCACAGCATCCACCAGTCGCCCACCGGCCTGATCGCGCTGGAGAATACCCACAACAAGGCGGGCGGCACGGTGCTGCCTCACGAGGTCATCGTGGGTATCCGCGAGGTCGCCGACGCCGAGGGGCTGCCGCTGCACCTCGACGGCGCACGCCTGATGAACGCCGCCGCCGCTCAGAATGTGCCTGCCCGCCAGATTGCCCGGTACTTCGATTCGGTCAGCCTGTGCCTGAGCAAGGGGCTGGGCGCACCCGTCGGCAGCGTGCTGGTGGGCAGCAAGCGTTTTATTGCCTCGGCCCACCGCTACCGCAAGATGATGGGCGGCGGCATGCGGCAGGCGGGCACGCTGGCAGCAGCGGGCCTGATCGCGCTGCGCGAGGGGCCAGCCAACCTGCCCGGCGACCACCGCCGCGCCCGCGAACTGGCCGAAACGCTGGTGCAGGCCGGATACGACGTGGATCTGAGCACGGTGCAGACCAACATCGTGTACGCGACCATTCAGGACGCGCAGGCGAAAGTCGAAGGCTGGGCCGCACAGGGGCTGCTGGCGAGTGCGCTGGATATAGACCGGGTGCGTTTCGTGCTGCATTACCAGATTGACGACGCCATGTTGCAGCGGGCGAAGGAGATCGTGGCAGGGATGTGA
- a CDS encoding Lrp/AsnC family transcriptional regulator, with amino-acid sequence MSRVELDEIDRRILGILQRDARIANTELADEVGLTPAPTLRRVRRLEETGVIRRYVALLDPKKVGRDLTVFVDVSLDKQTKPGFETFAEQMRRRPEVLECYLSLGESDFILKVCVPDLDAYQRFLVDVLAAIPGVRNTSSTIVVKQEKYTTSLPLEES; translated from the coding sequence ATGTCAAGAGTCGAACTGGATGAAATTGACCGCCGCATCCTGGGCATCCTGCAACGCGACGCCCGCATTGCCAACACCGAACTGGCCGACGAGGTGGGCCTGACACCCGCCCCCACGCTGCGGCGGGTGCGGCGGCTGGAAGAAACTGGCGTAATCCGGCGCTATGTGGCGCTGCTCGACCCCAAGAAGGTGGGCCGCGACCTGACCGTCTTTGTGGATGTGAGCCTCGACAAGCAGACCAAGCCGGGCTTTGAAACCTTTGCCGAGCAGATGCGCCGCCGCCCCGAGGTGCTGGAATGTTACCTGAGCCTGGGCGAAAGCGACTTCATCCTGAAGGTCTGCGTGCCCGATCTGGACGCGTATCAGCGCTTTCTGGTCGATGTGCTGGCGGCCATTCCCGGCGTGCGGAACACCAGCAGCACCATCGTGGTGAAGCAGGAAAAATACACCACCAGCCTGCCGCTGGAGGAGAGCTGA
- the truB gene encoding tRNA pseudouridine(55) synthase TruB — protein sequence MPVYVTDKPLNLTSHDVVARARRALHTKRVGHTGTLDPLATGVLVLCVNDSTKLVQFMEADSKDYLAYISFGAGTPTLDAEGPIDERAEVPELDTAQLQSVLDGFLGAQMQIPPQYSAIQVNGQRAYAAARAGEHIELPARPVVLHELRLLGLYARVHDAPTTFTPDAQGRWQPAESGLGFTLPPALGDFPTALVWARVGSGTYLRSLARDVGAALGLPAHLAGLVRTRAGQFGLEKAVSLEALEGAAGMPDLDALQLPRIEASRELAQQLRQGKRPAWSEAGRFVVTLNGELVAVVDCDGNQLKVVRAWA from the coding sequence ATGCCCGTGTACGTGACCGACAAGCCGCTGAATCTCACCTCGCATGACGTGGTGGCCCGCGCCCGCCGCGCCCTGCACACCAAACGGGTCGGCCATACCGGAACGCTCGACCCGCTGGCAACCGGCGTGCTGGTGCTGTGCGTCAATGACAGCACGAAACTGGTGCAGTTCATGGAGGCCGACAGCAAGGACTATCTGGCGTACATCAGCTTTGGGGCGGGCACGCCCACGCTCGACGCCGAGGGGCCAATCGACGAACGCGCCGAGGTTCCCGAACTGGACACGGCGCAGCTTCAGAGCGTGCTTGACGGCTTTCTGGGTGCACAGATGCAGATTCCGCCGCAATACAGCGCCATTCAGGTGAACGGACAGCGGGCCTACGCCGCCGCCCGTGCCGGAGAACACATCGAGCTGCCCGCCCGCCCGGTGGTGCTGCACGAACTGCGGTTGCTGGGCCTGTATGCCCGCGTACACGACGCCCCGACGACCTTTACCCCCGATGCACAGGGGCGCTGGCAGCCTGCCGAAAGTGGCCTGGGCTTCACGCTTCCGCCCGCGCTGGGCGACTTTCCAACCGCGCTGGTCTGGGCGCGAGTGGGCAGCGGAACGTATCTGCGCTCGCTGGCCCGCGACGTGGGCGCAGCGCTGGGCCTGCCCGCGCATCTGGCGGGGCTGGTACGCACGCGGGCGGGGCAATTCGGCTTAGAGAAGGCAGTGTCGCTGGAAGCGCTGGAAGGCGCAGCAGGCATGCCCGACCTCGATGCCCTGCAACTGCCGCGCATCGAGGCCAGCCGCGAACTGGCGCAGCAGCTTCGGCAGGGAAAACGCCCAGCCTGGAGCGAGGCGGGGCGCTTCGTGGTGACGCTGAACGGCGAACTGGTGGCGGTGGTGGACTGCGACGGCAACCAGTTGAAAGTGGTGCGGGCGTGGGCGTGA
- a CDS encoding phytanoyl-CoA dioxygenase family protein: protein MTSHTHDHAEQVLPFQMSTAAPQPAPSAPRTPLHLTPEQVRFYDENGYLVLRNFASTEQVAALRAASEGWMEAGQQAGPANAGSDYNFAKRAVGEVLYRVNYVHSKTPDGPNASLAFLGSPEVLSVAESLCGPNFVPTYESLVFKQEGDGEQIPWHQDAVHPRKWRIFNLGLYLDSSTIGAGALRVVPGSQRQILDVCTIREQFGWDAPEVIQVEMQPGDALLHDVMVLHGSEATSGNALRRTLYFEFRAAEQIAEEGPWDSEWVERRLRLIPLALEAQQQAHPDAAPFDWQPDEALKPTRLADAQEELKVAHSSHTPGMWCSAGDAVKFAKPTDS, encoded by the coding sequence ATGACCAGCCACACACACGACCACGCCGAACAAGTCCTCCCCTTCCAGATGAGCACGGCGGCTCCGCAGCCTGCTCCCAGCGCGCCCCGCACGCCACTGCACCTGACGCCCGAACAGGTACGGTTCTACGACGAGAACGGGTATCTGGTGCTGCGGAACTTCGCCAGCACCGAGCAGGTGGCGGCGCTGCGGGCTGCCTCGGAAGGCTGGATGGAAGCGGGGCAACAGGCAGGGCCAGCCAACGCGGGCAGCGACTACAACTTTGCGAAGCGGGCGGTGGGCGAGGTGCTGTACCGCGTCAATTACGTGCATTCCAAGACGCCGGATGGCCCCAATGCATCACTGGCATTTCTGGGCAGCCCGGAGGTGCTGAGCGTGGCCGAAAGCCTGTGCGGCCCCAATTTCGTGCCGACCTATGAAAGCCTGGTGTTCAAGCAGGAGGGCGACGGCGAGCAGATTCCCTGGCACCAGGACGCAGTTCATCCGAGAAAGTGGCGCATCTTCAACCTGGGGCTTTATCTGGATTCCAGCACCATCGGGGCGGGGGCGCTGCGGGTGGTGCCGGGGTCGCAGCGGCAGATTCTGGACGTATGCACCATCCGCGAGCAGTTCGGCTGGGACGCGCCGGAAGTGATTCAGGTCGAGATGCAGCCGGGCGACGCGCTGCTGCACGACGTGATGGTGCTGCACGGCAGCGAGGCCACCAGCGGCAATGCTCTGCGCCGCACGCTGTACTTCGAATTCCGCGCCGCCGAGCAGATCGCAGAGGAAGGCCCCTGGGACAGCGAATGGGTCGAGCGCCGACTGCGGCTGATTCCGCTGGCCCTCGAAGCCCAGCAGCAGGCCCACCCCGACGCTGCGCCCTTCGACTGGCAGCCCGACGAAGCGCTGAAGCCCACGCGACTGGCCGACGCACAGGAAGAACTGAAGGTCGCCCACAGCAGCCATACGCCAGGAATGTGGTGCAGTGCCGGAGACGCAGTGAAATTTGCAAAACCCACCGACAGCTAA
- a CDS encoding SMI1/KNR4 family protein, which translates to MLFFEKLRIEPLVFSEEIDEAGIVDFENTVKLRLPPEYREFLLLQNGGLLLGMVIRFTQPELQPTLPEHWLGISQNGIQQRLDGFREFIGEKNIPFCVDPGGNFFCMHVLNDQVQGIFYFDYDDMHDTDAGYPVLPSYKVCDSFSEFVDLISPL; encoded by the coding sequence ATGTTGTTTTTTGAAAAGCTAAGAATAGAACCGCTCGTATTCAGCGAAGAAATTGATGAGGCAGGAATTGTAGATTTTGAAAACACTGTCAAATTACGCCTTCCACCAGAGTACAGAGAGTTTCTTCTTCTCCAAAACGGAGGTCTTCTGCTGGGCATGGTGATTCGTTTCACACAACCCGAGCTTCAACCTACTTTGCCGGAGCATTGGCTCGGCATCAGCCAAAATGGTATACAACAACGGCTGGATGGTTTTAGAGAGTTTATCGGAGAAAAGAACATACCTTTTTGTGTTGATCCTGGTGGCAACTTTTTCTGTATGCATGTACTGAACGACCAGGTACAGGGCATCTTTTATTTCGATTATGATGATATGCACGACACAGATGCGGGGTATCCTGTTTTACCTTCGTATAAAGTTTGCGACAGCTTCTCCGAATTTGTTGACTTGATTTCTCCGCTTTAA